A single region of the Paludibacter jiangxiensis genome encodes:
- a CDS encoding CoB--CoM heterodisulfide reductase iron-sulfur subunit A family protein encodes MSKIGVFICHCGENISATVDCEKVAAEAGKMDGVEFATDYKYMCSDPGQTLIKNAIKEKGLTGVVVGACSPRMHEPTFRKACAEAGLNPYLCEMSNLREHCSWVHEKNEQTTEKAIDLVKMLVEKVKKNKPLNAIKVPITKKALVIGGGIAGIQAALDIANAGQQVIMVEKEPSIGGHMSQLSETFPTLDCSQCILTPRMVEVAQHPNITLYTYAELEHLDGFIGNFKATIRLKAKSVDYKLCTGCGLCTTKCPSKKIPSEFNEGLGMRTAIYTPFPQAVPNKPVIDRANCTYYQKGKCKVCEKVCPTGAIQYDLPDQFITEDIGAVVIATGFNVLKTDFFPEYGYGKYADVLTGLQFERLASASGPTLGEIRRPSDGKVPKKIVFIACSGSRDPAKGIPYCSKICCMYTAKHAMLYQHKVHDGESYVFYMDIRAGGKNYEEFVRRAIEDDGVNYIRGRVARIYEKDGKYIVKGADTLLGSKPVEIEADMVVLATAGVSNPGAEELAQKMHVSYDAYKFFAEAHPKLKPVETNTAGIFLCGACQAPKDIPETVGMASGAAAKVIGLFSNNELTREPLIAVVNRSAPPVFSTCVGCFMCQTACPYNAIEREEIKGRDGSVIKTVAKVNPGLCQGCGTCVAFCRSKAIDMQGFSNEQMFAEVMALLNE; translated from the coding sequence ATGTCGAAAATAGGAGTTTTTATTTGCCATTGCGGAGAGAACATCAGCGCTACTGTCGATTGTGAAAAGGTAGCCGCCGAAGCCGGAAAAATGGACGGGGTGGAATTTGCCACCGACTACAAATACATGTGTTCCGATCCGGGGCAAACACTCATCAAAAACGCCATCAAAGAAAAAGGGTTGACCGGTGTTGTGGTAGGCGCTTGCTCGCCGCGCATGCACGAACCGACGTTCCGTAAAGCGTGTGCTGAAGCCGGACTGAATCCCTATCTCTGCGAAATGTCGAACCTGCGCGAACATTGTTCCTGGGTGCACGAGAAAAACGAGCAGACCACTGAAAAGGCGATCGACCTGGTCAAAATGCTGGTTGAGAAGGTGAAGAAGAACAAACCGTTGAACGCCATCAAGGTGCCCATTACCAAAAAGGCGCTGGTCATTGGGGGCGGTATTGCAGGTATTCAGGCAGCACTCGACATTGCCAATGCCGGACAACAGGTCATCATGGTGGAAAAAGAACCCTCCATCGGCGGTCACATGTCGCAACTCTCCGAAACTTTCCCTACACTCGACTGTTCGCAATGTATCCTTACTCCCCGTATGGTGGAGGTGGCGCAACACCCGAATATTACTCTATACACTTACGCCGAACTGGAACATCTCGATGGTTTTATCGGCAACTTCAAAGCAACTATCCGCCTGAAGGCAAAAAGTGTGGATTATAAGCTCTGTACCGGCTGCGGATTGTGCACCACCAAATGTCCGAGCAAGAAAATTCCCAGCGAATTCAACGAAGGATTGGGTATGCGTACTGCTATCTACACCCCGTTTCCGCAGGCTGTGCCCAACAAACCGGTGATCGACCGGGCTAATTGTACTTACTACCAAAAAGGCAAATGCAAGGTGTGCGAAAAAGTATGTCCCACAGGCGCTATTCAATACGACCTTCCCGATCAGTTTATTACCGAAGACATCGGAGCCGTGGTGATTGCCACCGGGTTCAACGTGCTGAAAACCGACTTCTTCCCCGAATATGGTTACGGCAAATATGCTGACGTACTTACCGGATTGCAGTTCGAACGTCTGGCTTCGGCATCAGGGCCGACACTGGGTGAAATCCGCCGTCCGTCGGATGGCAAAGTGCCCAAGAAGATCGTATTCATTGCCTGTTCAGGCTCCCGCGATCCGGCCAAAGGCATTCCTTATTGCTCGAAAATATGCTGTATGTACACCGCCAAACATGCCATGCTTTACCAGCACAAGGTGCATGATGGCGAATCGTATGTCTTTTACATGGACATCCGTGCAGGCGGCAAAAACTATGAAGAATTTGTGCGCCGTGCCATCGAAGACGACGGTGTGAACTATATCCGTGGACGGGTGGCCCGTATCTACGAAAAGGACGGTAAATACATCGTGAAAGGTGCCGATACACTGCTCGGGAGCAAACCGGTGGAGATTGAAGCCGATATGGTGGTACTTGCCACGGCAGGTGTTTCCAACCCCGGAGCGGAAGAGCTGGCGCAGAAGATGCATGTGTCGTACGACGCTTACAAGTTCTTTGCCGAAGCGCATCCGAAACTGAAACCGGTAGAAACCAACACGGCAGGTATTTTCCTGTGCGGTGCCTGTCAGGCTCCGAAAGATATTCCCGAAACGGTGGGAATGGCCTCGGGCGCCGCTGCCAAGGTGATCGGTCTCTTCTCGAACAACGAATTGACCCGCGAACCATTGATTGCCGTGGTGAACCGTTCGGCTCCTCCGGTATTCTCTACCTGCGTGGGGTGCTTTATGTGCCAGACGGCTTGTCCTTACAACGCCATCGAACGCGAAGAGATCAAAGGGCGCGACGGCAGCGTAATCAAAACTGTGGCGAAAGTCAACCCGGGATTATGTCAGGGATGCGGTACGTGCGTGGCCTTCTGCCGCTCGAAAGCCATCGATATGCAGGGCTTTTCGAACGAACAGATGTTTGCCGAGGTAATGGCGCTGCTGAATGAGTAA